From a region of the Falco peregrinus isolate bFalPer1 chromosome 5, bFalPer1.pri, whole genome shotgun sequence genome:
- the MIOS gene encoding GATOR complex protein MIOS isoform X1: MSGSKPDILWAPHHVDRFVVCDSELSLYHIDSAVSSELKAGSLRLSEETTATLLSINSDTPYMKCVAWYPKYDPECLLAVGQANGRVVLTSLGQDHNSKSKDLIGKEFVPKHARQCNTLAWNPLDSNWLAAGLDKHRADFSVLIWDISSKYAPETAVATEKVRLSAGDPEAGLVVTKPLYELGQNDACLSLCWLPRDQKLLLAGMHRNLAIFDLRNTSQKIFVNTKAVQGVTVDPYFHDRVASFYEGQVAIWDLRKFEKPVLTLTEQPKPLTKVAWCPTRTGLLATLTRDSNIIRLYDMQHTPTPIGDETEPTIIERSVQPCENYIASFAWHPTSQNRMVVVTPNRTMSDFTVFERISLAWSPVTSLMWACGRHLYECTEEGKASSLEKDIATKMRLRALSRYGLDTEQVWRNHLLAGNEDPQLKSLWYTLHFMKQYTEDMDQKLTGNKGPLVYAGIKTIVKSSLGTTENLRHSRSGADRQADIIQYLSEERSLALQLCGWIKKGTDLDVEPFLNSLEQEGDWERAAAVALFNLDIRRAIQILNKGASSGKGDLNLNVVAMALSGYTDEKNSLWREMCSTLRLQLNNPYLCAMFAFLTSESGSYDGVLYENNVAVRDRVAFACKFLNDAQLNRFIEKLTNEMKDAGNLEGILLTGLTKDGVDLMESYVDRTGDVQTASYCMLQGSPSDVLKDERVQYWIENYRNLLDAWRFWHKRAEFDIHRSKLDPSSKPLAQVFVSCNFCGKSISYSCSAIPHQGRGFSQYGVSGSPTKSKVTSCPGCRKPLPRCALCLINMGTPVSSCPGGSKSDEKVDLSKDKKLAQFNNWFTWCHNCRHGGHAGHMLSWFRDHTECPVSACSCKCMQLDTTGNLIPAETVQA; this comes from the exons ATGAGTGGCTCCAAACCTGATATTTTGTGGGCCCCGCACCATGTTGACAGATTTGTTGTATGTGATTCGGAATTGAGCCTTTATCACATTGACTCTGCTGTAAGTTCAGAACTCAAGGCAGGATCCTTGCGGTTGTCGGAAGAAACTACAGCTACGCTATTGTCAATAAATTCAGATACACCATATATGAAATGTGTGGCTTGGTATCCAAAGTACGATCCTGAATGTCTCCTTGCTGTTGGACAGGCCAATGGTCGAGTGGTACTTACTAGCCTTGGTCAAGATCACAACTCAAAATCTAAAGATTTGATAGGTAAAGAGTTTGTTCCCAAACATGCACGGCAATGCAATACTCTTGCGTGGAACCCACTAGATAGTAATTGGCTTGCTGCAGGGTTAGATAAACATCGGGCTGACTTTTCAGTATTGATCTGGGATATCAGCAGCAAATATGCCCCAGAAACTGCAGTTGCTACAGAGAAAGTAAGACTTTCAGCAGGAGATCCGGAAGCAGGACTGGTAGTAACAAAGCCACTCTATGAATTGGGACAGAACGATGcttgtctctctctctgttgGCTTCCACGGGATCAGAAGCTGCTTTTGGCTGGAATGCATCGAAATCTGGCTATCTTTGATCTGAGGAACACAAgccaaaaaatatttgtaaacacCAAGGCTGTCCAAGGAGTGACTGTCGATCCCTATTTCCATGATCGTGTAGCTTCCTTCTATGAAGGTCAGGTGGCCATATGGGATttaagaaaatttgaaaagccTGTTTTGACCTTGACGGAGCAACCAAAACCCTTAACAAAAGTTGCGTGGTGTCCAACAAGAACTGGATTATTAGCTACTTTAACAAGGGATAGTAATATTATTAGACTGTATGACATGCAGCATACTCCCACTCCTATTGGAGATGAAACTGAGCCAACGATAATTGAAAGAAGTGTCCAACCTTGTGAAAACTACATTGCTTCATTTGCCTGGCATCCAACAAGTCAAAATCGAATGGTAGTAGTGACTCCCAACAGGACTATGTCTGACTTCACAGTTTTTGAAAGGATTTCTCTCGCATGGAGTCCAGTAACATCCTTAATGTGGGCTTGTGGACGACATTTATATGAGTGtacagaagaaggaaaggctAGTTCCTTGGAAAAAGACATAGCAACCAAAATGCGGCTCAGAGCTTTGTCAAGGTATGGTCTTGATACTGAACAAGTTTGGAGAAATCATCTCCTGGCTGGAAATGAAGATCCTCAGCTGAAATCACTTTGGTACACTCTGCATT TTATGAAACAGTATACTGAAGATATGGATCAAAAACTTACAGGAAACAAAGGTCCCTTAGTTTATGCTGGCATTAAAACAATCGTGAAGTCATCTTTGG GAACAACAGAGAACCTCAGGCACAGCAGGAGTGGAGCTGATAGACAGGCAGATATTATTCAGTATCTGAGTGAGGAGAGATCCTTGGCTTTGCAGCTCTGTGGGTGGATAAAGAAGGGAACAGACTTAGATGTGGAACCTTTCTTAAATTCATTGGAACAGGAAGGAGACTGGGAGcgagctgctgctgttgcactTTTCAACTTGGACATACGGCGAGCAATACAAATCCTAAATAAAGGGGCTTCCTCGGGAAAAG GTGATCTGAACCTTAATGTAGTGGCAATGGCTCTATCAGGCTACACGGACGAGAAGAACTCACTTTGGAGAGAAATGTGCAGTACTCTAAGACTGCAATTGAACAATCCCTACTTGTGTGCTATGTTTGCTTTCCTGACAAGCGAGTCTGGTTCATATGATGGTGTTTTG tatgaaaataatgtagCTGTACGAGACAGAGTGGCATTTGCTTGCAAGTTCCTCAATGATGCTCAG TTGAACAGGTTTATTGAAAAGCTGACTAATGAAATGAAAGATGCTGGGAATTTGGAGGGAATACTGTTAACAGGGCTGACAAAAGATGGAGTTGACTTGATGGAAAGTTACGTTGACAGAACTGGAGATGTCCAGACAGCAAGCTATTGCATGTTACAG GGTTCTCCATCAGATGTACTTAAGGATGAGAGGGTTCAGTACTGGATTGAGAACTACAGGAATCTCCTAGATGCTTGGAGATTTTGGCACAAACGTGCAGAATTTGATATCCATAGGAGTAAGCTGGATCCCAGTTCAAAACCTTTAGCCCAG GTGTTTGTGAGTTGCaatttctgtggaaaatcaATCTCTTACAGCTGTTCAGCTATTCCTCATCAGGGGCGAGGTTTTAGCCAATATGGAGTTAGTGGTTCACCAACTAAGTCAAAAGTTACAAGCTGTCCTGGCTGCCGTAAGCCCCTTCCTCGCTGTGCACTTTGCTTGATAAATATGGGAACACCAGTTTCCAGTTGTCCAG GAGGATCCAAATCAGATGAAAAAGTGGATCTTAGCAAAGACAAGAAGTTAGCCCAGTTCAACAACTGGTTTACTTGGTGTCACAACTGTAGGCATGGTGGACATGCTGGGCATATGCTTAGCTGGTTCAG GGACCATACTGAATGCCCGGTTTCTGCCTGCTCTTGTAAGTGTATGCAGCTGGATACAACAGGGAATCTCATTCCAGCAGAGACTGTCCAGGCgtaa
- the MIOS gene encoding GATOR complex protein MIOS isoform X2, translated as MSGSKPDILWAPHHVDRFVVCDSELSLYHIDSAVSSELKAGSLRLSEETTATLLSINSDTPYMKCVAWYPKYDPECLLAVGQANGRVVLTSLGQDHNSKSKDLIGKEFVPKHARQCNTLAWNPLDSNWLAAGLDKHRADFSVLIWDISSKYAPETAVATEKVRLSAGDPEAGLVVTKPLYELGQNDACLSLCWLPRDQKLLLAGMHRNLAIFDLRNTSQKIFVNTKAVQGVTVDPYFHDRVASFYEGQVAIWDLRKFEKPVLTLTEQPKPLTKVAWCPTRTGLLATLTRDSNIIRLYDMQHTPTPIGDETEPTIIERSVQPCENYIASFAWHPTSQNRMVVVTPNRTMSDFTVFERISLAWSPVTSLMWACGRHLYECTEEGKASSLEKDIATKMRLRALSRYGLDTEQVWRNHLLAGNEDPQLKSLWYTLHFMKQYTEDMDQKLTGNKGPLVYAGIKTIVKSSLGTTENLRHSRSGADRQADIIQYLSEERSLALQLCGWIKKGTDLDVEPFLNSLEQEGDWERAAAVALFNLDIRRAIQILNKGASSGKGDLNLNVVAMALSGYTDEKNSLWREMCSTLRLQLNNPYLCAMFAFLTSESGSYDGVLYENNVAVRDRVAFACKFLNDAQLNRFIEKLTNEMKDAGNLEGILLTGLTKDGVDLMESYVDRTGDVQTASYCMLQGSPSDVLKDERVQYWIENYRNLLDAWRFWHKRAEFDIHRSKLDPSSKPLAQENFFSTPVLKTKIRDVSSR; from the exons ATGAGTGGCTCCAAACCTGATATTTTGTGGGCCCCGCACCATGTTGACAGATTTGTTGTATGTGATTCGGAATTGAGCCTTTATCACATTGACTCTGCTGTAAGTTCAGAACTCAAGGCAGGATCCTTGCGGTTGTCGGAAGAAACTACAGCTACGCTATTGTCAATAAATTCAGATACACCATATATGAAATGTGTGGCTTGGTATCCAAAGTACGATCCTGAATGTCTCCTTGCTGTTGGACAGGCCAATGGTCGAGTGGTACTTACTAGCCTTGGTCAAGATCACAACTCAAAATCTAAAGATTTGATAGGTAAAGAGTTTGTTCCCAAACATGCACGGCAATGCAATACTCTTGCGTGGAACCCACTAGATAGTAATTGGCTTGCTGCAGGGTTAGATAAACATCGGGCTGACTTTTCAGTATTGATCTGGGATATCAGCAGCAAATATGCCCCAGAAACTGCAGTTGCTACAGAGAAAGTAAGACTTTCAGCAGGAGATCCGGAAGCAGGACTGGTAGTAACAAAGCCACTCTATGAATTGGGACAGAACGATGcttgtctctctctctgttgGCTTCCACGGGATCAGAAGCTGCTTTTGGCTGGAATGCATCGAAATCTGGCTATCTTTGATCTGAGGAACACAAgccaaaaaatatttgtaaacacCAAGGCTGTCCAAGGAGTGACTGTCGATCCCTATTTCCATGATCGTGTAGCTTCCTTCTATGAAGGTCAGGTGGCCATATGGGATttaagaaaatttgaaaagccTGTTTTGACCTTGACGGAGCAACCAAAACCCTTAACAAAAGTTGCGTGGTGTCCAACAAGAACTGGATTATTAGCTACTTTAACAAGGGATAGTAATATTATTAGACTGTATGACATGCAGCATACTCCCACTCCTATTGGAGATGAAACTGAGCCAACGATAATTGAAAGAAGTGTCCAACCTTGTGAAAACTACATTGCTTCATTTGCCTGGCATCCAACAAGTCAAAATCGAATGGTAGTAGTGACTCCCAACAGGACTATGTCTGACTTCACAGTTTTTGAAAGGATTTCTCTCGCATGGAGTCCAGTAACATCCTTAATGTGGGCTTGTGGACGACATTTATATGAGTGtacagaagaaggaaaggctAGTTCCTTGGAAAAAGACATAGCAACCAAAATGCGGCTCAGAGCTTTGTCAAGGTATGGTCTTGATACTGAACAAGTTTGGAGAAATCATCTCCTGGCTGGAAATGAAGATCCTCAGCTGAAATCACTTTGGTACACTCTGCATT TTATGAAACAGTATACTGAAGATATGGATCAAAAACTTACAGGAAACAAAGGTCCCTTAGTTTATGCTGGCATTAAAACAATCGTGAAGTCATCTTTGG GAACAACAGAGAACCTCAGGCACAGCAGGAGTGGAGCTGATAGACAGGCAGATATTATTCAGTATCTGAGTGAGGAGAGATCCTTGGCTTTGCAGCTCTGTGGGTGGATAAAGAAGGGAACAGACTTAGATGTGGAACCTTTCTTAAATTCATTGGAACAGGAAGGAGACTGGGAGcgagctgctgctgttgcactTTTCAACTTGGACATACGGCGAGCAATACAAATCCTAAATAAAGGGGCTTCCTCGGGAAAAG GTGATCTGAACCTTAATGTAGTGGCAATGGCTCTATCAGGCTACACGGACGAGAAGAACTCACTTTGGAGAGAAATGTGCAGTACTCTAAGACTGCAATTGAACAATCCCTACTTGTGTGCTATGTTTGCTTTCCTGACAAGCGAGTCTGGTTCATATGATGGTGTTTTG tatgaaaataatgtagCTGTACGAGACAGAGTGGCATTTGCTTGCAAGTTCCTCAATGATGCTCAG TTGAACAGGTTTATTGAAAAGCTGACTAATGAAATGAAAGATGCTGGGAATTTGGAGGGAATACTGTTAACAGGGCTGACAAAAGATGGAGTTGACTTGATGGAAAGTTACGTTGACAGAACTGGAGATGTCCAGACAGCAAGCTATTGCATGTTACAG GGTTCTCCATCAGATGTACTTAAGGATGAGAGGGTTCAGTACTGGATTGAGAACTACAGGAATCTCCTAGATGCTTGGAGATTTTGGCACAAACGTGCAGAATTTGATATCCATAGGAGTAAGCTGGATCCCAGTTCAAAACCTTTAGCCCAG gaaaactttttttccactcCCGTGTTGAAAACCAAAATCAGAGATGTATCATCCAGGTGA